The region CTTTGCTTTTTGTAAGCCTTATTTCTGGAATAACTTTTTCGTCGACACCGTTAAAAAATTGTATCGCAACATCCTTCATCTACTTTTCTTGATTTCTTTTTTACTTTAAATGCTTTTTTAGAGAGAACTTTAGAGAATGTCATTGCATACATCGATATGTAGTCGCTATTACTATCAGGGAATCTTCTAAAAGCTTTTTTTTAATAAATTAAGCATTTTTTAAATTGTAATTAGTTAATAATTACAATGGATTATCAGAATAAATTCGTTTGAGGTCTTGTACTAAATCATGAATAAATATTTTGATCAGCCAATTGTTATACTTGGTGGTTTCTTGATTGACGGTAGTGCCTATAAGGAAATGACAGAATATATTAAAAGTAGAATAAAGAACAAAGTAGTAATAGTTCCAGTAAATAAAATTGAGTGGCTTAGTACTAATTGGTCATTTGGTTGGAAGAATATTCTTGATAAAGTTGAGAAAATAGTGACAGAATTATCGAAAGAATCGTCTACGAATAAAGTCACTTTGATAGGTCATAGCTCTGGAGGGATGATCCTCAGATTGTATTTATCAGATCTTTTATTTAGTCGGAAGATCTACAATGGGAAGGATTATGCAAATTGCTTAATTACACTAGGAAGTCCTAATCAAGCAAAAAGAGCCACCTATCTACGTAATTTTGTAAGCTCTAAATTGCCAGGTAGTTTCTATAGCGCAGATGTTAGTTATATATCTGTTGCTGGCGAATTAGACTTGAACGGACCTATTGCGACAAAGACATCACTAAAATTAAGCAAGTCATCTTATAGAGCATTGAATGGAAATGGAGATGTTATTGGAGATGGACTAGTCCCTAGAGATTCAGCATTACTAATTGGCTCAAAACAGGTAGTGATGAAAGAAACAGCACACGGAAAAGCTTTTGGTAAGGATTGGTATGGTTCAAAAAATAAAGTTGAAGAATGGCTTAATAAATCTTTGATATGATATAGAAGTAATTTAGAGGTTTGGATTTAATTAGATTTTAATTTATTTTGTAGACTTCTTTCTGTAAAAGCCATCCAGCTTTAGTAATCACGTATGTAATATTTGTACATGGCATAAATATTAGAATAACTATCGTTAAGTTGAAATAATTTCTTTCAGGTGTCCTATCAAAAGTTTTTAAACTTGTTTAGGGAAAAGAATAGATTGAACGCAACGGTTCTTTTAGTATTTATTGCTTTAGTCATAGTTTTGTCTTTAAGTAATGGCTCTGTTGAATTAAGTAGTCATGAATTAATCAAAGCATTCATGAGAGAAGGTGATTTAACTAATCAAATTATTTTTTGGGAACTTAGACTTCCTAGATTAATTGCTTCTTTACTTGTTGGCTCAGCATTAGGTATGTCTGGGGCTCTCCTGCAAGGAATGCTAAGAAATGGATTGGCAAGTCCTTACTTGCTCGGCATTTCTGCAGGGTCTGGCTTGGTAATTGTTTTGTTGATAAGCATGGGTTTATGGCTCTCTTGGATTCCGATTGCTGCATGGATAGGGGCAATTATCACTACGTTAATTGTCTATTGTTTAGCAAAATCTGGGACTTCCATATCAGTTGAAAGATTGATTCTTGCAGGGGTTGCTTTAAGTAGTCTTTTTGGGTCTATTCAGTCAATGCTTCTCCTACAAACAGAAGATGGAAGAGTTCAAGCTGCTTTGACTTGGTTAATAGGTAGTCTTAACTCCAGAGGTTGGACTGAAATCAAGTTAGCTGGTCCACCAATCATCTTTGCTTTAGTTGTGGGATTATTACTCTCAAGACAATTGAATTTATTAGGCTTGGGAGATGAATTATCTGTAGGTTTAGGAAATTCTTTATTTCGTTCAAGATGCTTGATTGGTGCATCTGCAACTCTGTTGGCTGCAAGCTCAGTTAGCGTTGGTGGCTTGATTGGATTTGTAGGTTTGATTGTCCCCCATGCCGTACGATTTTTATTTGGGACAGACTATAAAGTTGTTCTTCCATTCTCTGCTTTATTAGGTGCCTTTACCCTTAGTTCGGCCGATTTGATTGCAAGATCGGGGTCTATTGAATTGCCTGTTGGAATCATCACATCATTATTAGGCGCTCCAATTTTTATAGTCTTATTGTATAAAAGACAAAAATCCTTAACTAGTATGAGATAGACGTAATGACACTAATAACAAAAGATTTCTCTACCGGTTATGAAGAAAATCAAATCATTAAATCGATAAGTCTCTCATTAGAGAAATCTGAGTGGTTAGGAATTGTTGGAGCGAATGGATCAGGTAAATCCACTTTCTTAAAAGGTATAAGCCGCATACTTGACGCACATACAGGTAATGCCTATTTGGATGGGCAGGATATTCATCATTCTTCTACTAAGGAAATAGCAAAAAAGATTTCTGTATTACCTCAGCATCAGAGGTCTAATTTAACTCTTACCGTCTATGAATTGGTATGTCTTGGACGGTCTCCTCATAAAAAATGGTGGGAACTCGACCTTGATGAAAATGATCATATAAAAGTAGAGAGATCCATCGAATTAACTGATATGACAGTTTTTAAGGATAAACCTGTTGATAAATTATCTGGAGGGCAAAGGCAAAGGGCTTTCCTTTCTTTAGCTCTTGCGCAAGATGCAAAAACACTTTTATTGGATGAACCAACAACTTTTTTAGATCTTCGCTATCAACTTCAATTCTTAGACCTACTCAAGAAAATAAATCATGAACAGGAAATTTCAATTGTTACTGTTATTCATGACTTGAACTTGGCTGCGAGATACTGCGATCGGATTGCAGTACTTAAAGACGGCGAATTATTAGCTATCGACAAACCAAGAGAAGTTCTAACTCATGAGCTTTTGAAAAATGCTTTTCAAGTTGAGACATGCCAAATAGAAACACCTATTGGTCTTCAAGTATGTACAATTAAATCTTGCTGAAATGGCATAATCAATTTGTATATAGACATAGAAGTATAGCTTTATACCTGTAAGAGGATCTAATAGCACCTTTTAGCCTATGGATTACCAGAAAGAATCTTTTTGCTTATTTATATGTATAGAACGATACCTTTTTGAAAAGTTTTTCAATAAATTTATGTCTATAAAAATAAGTATATTTTCTTGTTGTGTGAGGCAAGGGTGAAGCTTTTTCGTAAGCTGCTGGTTATTCCTGCGGCAATCTCTTTTTTAGGTTCTTCTACAGCAATTGCATTGCAAGTTGAATCAAATTCTCCTAAAGGATTTGGAGTTAAGACAAATAGAGATGCAACTTTAATTGCTCAGGGAGGACAAGAAGATGCAGCTGGTAAAATTAAAATTACTGTTACTGGTACTAAAACACCAAGAGCAACTTCTGAATATCCAGGGAGTGTAACTGTTATCGAAGGAGAGGAAATATACTCAAATCAGTCTCCTACTTTAAGAAATTTATTACAGGATGTACCTGGTGTTAGTACAAAGAAATTTACTCAAAGTGGAGTAAGGGGAATAACAAGTCAAGAAGACGTAAATATAAGAGGTATGAATGGCGATAGAGTTTTAATGCAAGTTGATGGAATAAGACTACCTACCTATTCCTATGGAAGTTATTACACTTTTGGCAGAGGTAGTTATGTAGATTTCAATACGCTCAAATCAGTTGAAGTTCTGAAAGGTCCAGCCTCAACACTTTATGGAAGTGATGCTCTTGGGGGGGCAATTACATTTAGACAGCTATCCCCATCTGATTTATTAAAAGAAGACGGCACATATGCTGTTGAGTTGCCAACCTATTACGATGGAGCAAATGAAGGGTTAGGAGGAGCGATAAAAATTGCGGCACCTCTATCGGAAAGACTCTCAGGATTATTTATTGTTAGTGGGGAGAGAGGGGGAGATCCTGCAACAAATGCAGATGATAAATACATAAACGGAGGAGAGAGTTCTGGTAATACATTATTTTCTAATCTTGAGTTAAATATTGATGATTATTCAAAAGCAAATTTTATAGCTGAAAGTATAAATAAATCAACAGATGAAGATCCAGTCAAGCCTGACAACTTACCAAGTGGTTATAGCTCTTTAGACTCTGAAAGTGAAACACAAACAAATAGATATTCAATATCATATGTTTATGAAAATCCATCTAATGGTAAGTCGGTACAGTACTCGAAAGTCAAAGCTTATTTTCAAGATATAGAAGCAGATCATAAATATAGTCGTAATGCGGTTGTTTATGGAAGGCCATCAAATCAGAAAAGAGACCAACCTTTTGAACATTCTTCATATGGAGCAGAGTTACAGTTTAGGAGTG is a window of Prochlorococcus marinus str. MIT 0917 DNA encoding:
- a CDS encoding TonB-dependent hemoglobin/transferrin/lactoferrin family receptor; translation: MKLFRKLLVIPAAISFLGSSTAIALQVESNSPKGFGVKTNRDATLIAQGGQEDAAGKIKITVTGTKTPRATSEYPGSVTVIEGEEIYSNQSPTLRNLLQDVPGVSTKKFTQSGVRGITSQEDVNIRGMNGDRVLMQVDGIRLPTYSYGSYYTFGRGSYVDFNTLKSVEVLKGPASTLYGSDALGGAITFRQLSPSDLLKEDGTYAVELPTYYDGANEGLGGAIKIAAPLSERLSGLFIVSGERGGDPATNADDKYINGGESSGNTLFSNLELNIDDYSKANFIAESINKSTDEDPVKPDNLPSGYSSLDSESETQTNRYSISYVYENPSNGKSVQYSKVKAYFQDIEADHKYSRNAVVYGRPSNQKRDQPFEHSSYGAELQFRSDRSVGNSLHQISYGLDFSESDNERERKVTNNLTGVTESLKETPDSTIQRTGVYIQDEIAVNDKLDIIAGIRYDNFDLDAESDAAYLANGVGVLEPVGYNESAISPKLSAIYKVNPELSFYGLYARGFRAPNYVDMNSSFTNVQRRYTTYSNPDLKPETSDTFEVGLRKFTDKFDWNISGFFSKYDDYIEQHSYIGQSASGFSEYKSVNKDEIDIYGTEIEAEYRFNPDSTGISLLASLGYQHGENTKTDTALESIEPLKAIAILRYKTSDNKITVDLKNTHVGGPRVESGTTTYVPDSYNKVDLIGSLKQSDRLEVDLGVYNLFDERYYYYSDVKGLSKTAANLEGYSQPSRHIKAGFNFRF
- a CDS encoding FecCD family ABC transporter permease; this translates as MNATVLLVFIALVIVLSLSNGSVELSSHELIKAFMREGDLTNQIIFWELRLPRLIASLLVGSALGMSGALLQGMLRNGLASPYLLGISAGSGLVIVLLISMGLWLSWIPIAAWIGAIITTLIVYCLAKSGTSISVERLILAGVALSSLFGSIQSMLLLQTEDGRVQAALTWLIGSLNSRGWTEIKLAGPPIIFALVVGLLLSRQLNLLGLGDELSVGLGNSLFRSRCLIGASATLLAASSVSVGGLIGFVGLIVPHAVRFLFGTDYKVVLPFSALLGAFTLSSADLIARSGSIELPVGIITSLLGAPIFIVLLYKRQKSLTSMR
- a CDS encoding esterase/lipase family protein, with the translated sequence MNKYFDQPIVILGGFLIDGSAYKEMTEYIKSRIKNKVVIVPVNKIEWLSTNWSFGWKNILDKVEKIVTELSKESSTNKVTLIGHSSGGMILRLYLSDLLFSRKIYNGKDYANCLITLGSPNQAKRATYLRNFVSSKLPGSFYSADVSYISVAGELDLNGPIATKTSLKLSKSSYRALNGNGDVIGDGLVPRDSALLIGSKQVVMKETAHGKAFGKDWYGSKNKVEEWLNKSLI
- a CDS encoding ABC transporter ATP-binding protein, whose protein sequence is MTLITKDFSTGYEENQIIKSISLSLEKSEWLGIVGANGSGKSTFLKGISRILDAHTGNAYLDGQDIHHSSTKEIAKKISVLPQHQRSNLTLTVYELVCLGRSPHKKWWELDLDENDHIKVERSIELTDMTVFKDKPVDKLSGGQRQRAFLSLALAQDAKTLLLDEPTTFLDLRYQLQFLDLLKKINHEQEISIVTVIHDLNLAARYCDRIAVLKDGELLAIDKPREVLTHELLKNAFQVETCQIETPIGLQVCTIKSC